TGCTACGGCGCTCCCTCCACCGCAAGTTCCGCCACTGGCGGCGCGACGAGGGATCGGCTTCATGCATGAAGCGCGCACCGAGAACCGGCGCGAACATGCGGGCCGTGTCGGCGATCGACGGGTCGCTGATCCGATGGCACTCGGCACGGGTGCGGGCTTGCGCGGAAGCCCTGGTGCTGCCAAACAACCGGGTGGAAAACCCTGTCAGGTACGGTGTCTTGTTTCTCACACTTCAAGAACCCGGCCGGGCAGGGTTTTCTAACAGATTTCTCAACGACGGGCAGGGCAAATTTAGTGCCATTCGGGACAGGCATTTCAATGCTCCGGCGTTCGCGGCGTTCGCTGCCTCGAAATGCTATGCATGCTGTAATTACGCGCCCAACGTTACCATAGGCCGGCCATCCGCACCTTGCACCGCTGTCACCCGAAAGATCCATGTGCAAGCAGACATGCCTCGCTGGCCACCCCTATTTCCTTCACAATCTAGTGCACCTGACTTAGACGACACTCATGAGAATCCTCCCTCTCGCAAGCATCCCCCTGCTATTCCAGGCGAACTGTTCCGCCCAAGTTTACCTGCAAAGTATTTGGCAGAATTCAGAGGTTTTTGCCGAAGCGTCGAATGGCGTTGAGCTGCGAAGGTACTCCGACGGCGGTACATGGGGGGTGGCCAAGCCAGCATTTCTCGCAGGATACGCGGAAGTGGGCCTAGTGTCGCCTCCCCCATACGCACTCGCGTCGATGGCCGCCAGCCAGACCGTCCATCTTGCGACCGGCTCCTACCCGTCTGATCCGGGCCACATCTACTGTGACGGCGAAATTCGTGGATTTGGCAACGGTCCCCACCGTCCCTTCAGCGGCATGATAGAACTACGGTTTCGAATCCTGGTCTCGGGTGACGACCAATACATTCTTTTCACTGATGATGAACTCGGCGTGGTGAACCCAGGGCCCGTCGGCACCACCGAGCTGTCGCTCCAGATCGGAAATCAGGGATTCGCTCCATCTCCAGATCCCCAACAACTCAGCCCCGGGCTTCATTTCGGCCGCCTCTCGATTTTGGTCCACGAGTCGGTGGGGGTATCTGAATCAGTAAACGTCCGCACTGCGAAGTGGAGGTATCTCCTCAAGTTCAGCACCCTGATCCCGGCTCTAGGGTCGCAACAAAAGGTGCCGCTTCCCCCGGATGAGATCGTTTTCACGCCCACCAACGCTAACCTTCCCAGTTCGCGGTTTATCAACAAACGGAGCATCACCTGGTTCAGACGGGGTGCCACTTCAGCCGATCCCCGGGTCGCGAGTGGATTTTCATTCGTTGCGGATCCCGGAACCTATTTCTCAACGATCGTCGCCGCGCCGGTTGGATTTGAAGCACCTTTTCACGTCCATGTGGACGGCGTGAAGATCGGGGAAGTCCAAGAAGGCAGGTCCTTCGACCTCGCGGCGAACGCCGGAAAGCAGGTGAGTTCGTTTGAACTTCGAAATGTACAGCCCTTCGTCCCGCGGGATTCCACCACGGATTTCCCCATCATGCTTTCCTTCGAGAATGCTACGGGGTCGTTTAGCATGACCCCCATTGAAGGCCCTTGGGTTGACCTGAAGCCTCTCCAGGGTGGCAGCTTTGAAATAGGATGGGGCGGAACACTCAAATCCTCCCCGGACTTGGCCGGATGGGAAATCGAGACACCGGCGAGCAACCCCTTCATATGGATTCCGGCCCCGGGCGACTCCAAGAGATTCTTCAGAGCCGAAACGGAATAAAAAGGGTCAGTTCAGAAACCGCTAAAATGCCTGGTCCCTTATAAAGAAAATAATCCGGGCGGGGTTTGCTTGGGCGGGCGGCTGAGCCGATCAGTCAAACTACAAACTAAAACAGCCGCCGGAATCCCGGCGGCCGTCGTTACTTGAATGAATGATGGTGAGTCGGCTCGTCGTGAGTCGGCTAGCTCACTCCACTCAGCCTGCGAAATTCTCGCTGGCGACGTCCCAGTTCACCACGTTCCAGAAGGCGGTGATGTAGTCGGGGCGGCGGTTCTGGTAGTTGAGGTAGTAGGCGTGCTCCCAGACATCCAGGCCGAGGACCGGGGTGCCTTCGACGCCGGCGATGGCCTTGCCCATCAGCGGGGTGTCCTGGTTCGGCGTGGAGCCGATCGAGAGGGAGCCATCGGCGCCCTTGAGCAGCCAAGCCCAGCCGGAGCCGAAGCGCGTGGTGGCGGCCTTGCCGAAGGCTTCCTTGAACGCATCGAAGGAGCCGAAGGCCTTGTCGATGGCGGCGGCGAGGTCGCCGGACGGGGACTTGGCACCGCCGGGGGCGATGACCTTCCAGAAGAAGGAGTGATTGACGTGACCGCCGCCGTTGTTGCGAACCGGGCCGCGGATGTCCTCGGGCACGGAGCCGAGGTCGGCGATGAGGTCTTCGACGCTCTTGGCCTCGAGGTCGGGCTTGCCGGCGATGGCGGCGTTGAGATTGGTCACGTAGGCATTGTGGTGCTTGCCGTGGTGGATCTCCATGGTCTTGGCGTCGATGTGAGGTTCGAGCGCGTCAAAGGCGTATCCGAGGGGCGGAAGAGTGTGGGCCATGATGGTGAGTCGGTTTGATTTGCGTCCGCGCGGCGCGGCCGGTTACCCCGGCCGGCACGCGACGGACGGAACGATGCCGCGCAATCTGCCCGCCGCAAGGAACAATGCGAATCCGGGCGTCCGGTCGGCTCCTTGCTGGCTCGGGACGGCCGGACTTGGGGATGGGGAAACCGCGAATGGACGCCAATGGACGCGAATTGTGGGAGGAGGTTGCCCGGAGTCCGTCTTGGAACGGCGGATGGGCCGCTGATTGGGGAGGAACTGGGCCCACTTTTCAGGCGGGTTGGCGTTTCAAGTTTAACCGCGAAATCACGCGAAAAAGCGCGAAATCTAAAGGCAGGAGAAGATTCCCGATTCTGACAGATTTCGCGTATTTTCGCGCGATTTCGCGGTT
The genomic region above belongs to Luteolibacter arcticus and contains:
- a CDS encoding superoxide dismutase, which codes for MAHTLPPLGYAFDALEPHIDAKTMEIHHGKHHNAYVTNLNAAIAGKPDLEAKSVEDLIADLGSVPEDIRGPVRNNGGGHVNHSFFWKVIAPGGAKSPSGDLAAAIDKAFGSFDAFKEAFGKAATTRFGSGWAWLLKGADGSLSIGSTPNQDTPLMGKAIAGVEGTPVLGLDVWEHAYYLNYQNRRPDYITAFWNVVNWDVASENFAG